ACTTAGCAATTCATCATTTTTTAATCTCTTCTTCTGATTGTTTGCTTCTCATCTATTCCTGTGAAGAAAAGAAGATGAAAtcaatcatttttattttaaaaaagcaCATAGGTACTTGTCATGAACAGCTGATTGTGCATCTGTGATCATCAGCATTCAACAATTTCTTCGTATACCTCATGGGAGCCTTTCAACAGAGAATTGGAACTGGCTTCTGCTGGTGCCTCAGATATTCTCGCTTCTGATTTCTCATTTGAGTATCTGGTAAAGAGAAAAAGATCACCATGTTAGAACCCAGTAGGAGCAAAACTGAGATCAAGTGAAGCAACCAAGATCACTAAAGGACAAAGGATCCAATTTCCAAAGAATTCCAAGCTAGCATCACTGCAGGGACAAAAGCAGTATGCCATTGCCCGCTTAACGTGATAGCAAGGCATATATATATCGATCCCACTCCCCGAAAGTTTTCCTTCAATTGGGCTTTAAATGTTGTAtgcatggtaaaaaaaaaaaacaactaagAAAATCAGTATGCAGCGTGCGCTTTTCCAAACCAGAATTAATGGAGAAAGAATGAGGACAACTAAACAACCATAGGAAGAGAGAAAATTTTCCTAGTTTTTCATTAACAGGAGCTCAGAGACATAAACATCTGCATGTTAGACAGAAGAATTTAGCTTCTCTTTTTCTGTCAAAGAAGATTAAACTAAATCACTCTAGTCCCCAAAATCAGAGTCCAAAACCTTTCATTTTGAACCATAAAagcacgaaaaaaaaaaaaaaaaaatcataatactACTTACGTTGAGAGTATTGTCACCCAAATGAGTTCTACACAATCCACCCAAAGAAGTCTTTGTTCGACTGGGATCACACCATAGGTAACAAGATGAGCAAAAGGCCAAAGCTTCCACCCTGCCTGCACAATAGACCATTTCAAAGAAGATAAAATTAAGCCTTTAATTCACTAGAAAGCTTCCCTGCCTGCACAGCAGATCACATCAAGTACAGATAAAAAGGCATGATGTTCTCTTACTGTTAGCATTGGCCAGAATGTAGCCTTTAATTCACTAAAAATGTTGACTGGGGATTCAAAACGCAGGAATCCCAATACTATATAATAAATACTGTTCCAAATTGCTGCCCACACAGTTTGGTCGAAGGCCACTTTCGCAGGAACCACCCACCAGTCTTGAAATGGAAAAAGCTCCTGGAAAACAGGAAATCTCTCAGGTAAACCCgaactaaaaaattcaattagttAAATCCACAACTGATAAAAGCAATAAGTCACTGAATggacaaaaagaaaagagaaaaaaattagtAGTCACCTCACAAAACTGGTAATAGTAATGCGAAAGGGAGCCATGTAATGTAAAGCCAACGAGACCTGATCTAAACATTCGTGCTCGATCAAACTCAAAGAGCGGTTTACCTTCAAAGCACTGCCAATGATACAAATACATAAATAAAAGGAACAATTTGCAACAGAAATGAGATGCAATTAATTAATCTCACCACATTTTCTAACCTGTGCAATCCAATCCCCTATGGAATAGACCACTCCACTAATCATCATTTTTGCTAGAACAGGATTTGTCTTAAGAGCTTCCTCATAAGCAGTCCAATTGTGTTGAGGGACATATCTTAGAATCTCAAGAAGGGTCCACCCCTGAGAGAAAAGCAAAAAAAACAAGACATGAGATAAAATCTATTAACAATTATAGATTTTTAGCAGTCCAGTAATCAATCAAAACACATCCAAGCATGTTTGCTCTGCAATACTTAATATAAATGGAAATATTCCTGGATGAAATTCCCAATATTCCAATGAAAGCTTACAGTGGAATTTGAAAACAAGCAACTGCAAATTAATTCAGTCACTCTATCCCCATAGCATATGCTAAACCATTAGTCCTGGAGTTTCCTTTATTCCCTCAACCATATTATTGAAGCACTCTCAGCCTTCCCACAAGACCTTCAAAATCCACCAGATCAGTTTTCCAAACCGCACATTAAAGAATGTCATTTAGACAAAATATCTAATCTTATCCCCTCATATAACCAACATCCCCTCACAACCATTAAGTTTTCTGCCTGTTTCCAAAATCTAACCAACCTCACTCACTGGTATTGCAACTAATCCTTTTGAATCAATCTTTTTTCCAGCTGAGCTCTACCTTTGCAGCCAGTGCATGCCATTAATTCACTTATAAAACATACTAAGCATAGTTTTTTGAAATCTTTAGCTCCAATATAAAAGGTGAAAATCATATTTTTCCATGATGTGAAAAATTGGAGTAGATCACATCCTGGTGTAATCCTTTGTCTTGAGCTTTTGCTCCTTTTTCCACCCAAAAGTTCTggggaaaataaaatacaaaacaaaaccaaataaaacaaaaaaaaaaaaaaaaaaaaaaaaaaagaataagaagaggaagaagaagtggATCACGAGGCTCTTCAAAAGCAATTTCCACTTCATATCATTTCACTACTTTATTGCAGATtattaaaagataaacaattttggatttcagcactgcaaGTGCTCCAGAGGTATCAGTTAGACATCTAAGGCTCTGTAAGTTAATTTGCTCCTTTGGATTTTTCCATCATGGAAGCCAATAAAAGAAGGAAGCAATATTTGGTTAGACTACCAAAAGCAATCTTTAAACAACAGAGAACTCTTAAGTTCAAAAAACATCATagataaaaaggagaaaaagtGCCATAAGCAAATAATGATAAAATCAACACGATTTGAATTGCTCCAGTGCAAAGGATTGACAAATTTCTTCATTTCTGAACAGAGATAGTATAATGAAGAAATTTCTAAAGAAAAGAATGCTACAAATGAGAAGCTTTTGCATTGTTCTAAACCTGAGAGAACAACATAACAGCTGCAAAAACAAGCCCATAAGAAAAAATGAAACTAATAAGCTAATATAATGTAAAGAAGCACCAAAAAGAATTTAACAGTAACACCCATAAAAATTAGAACAAAGGTATTAATACTTCATATATCAACTTCAACTATTACAACTTCAAATAATATTAGAATAGAAACAACAGATATACTCGTGAATTTCGTATACTTACATGCCAGTAATCATGATCAATTGTAAGCAACTTTGTTATGGCACAAGAACCCGCAGCAAGAACAATCATTGCATTTATACTCCTATCAATAAACCTATCCATTTCTAATTCGCTCTGTCTCCCTCCATCATCTCCGATACCGGAACTAGAAGCAGATGAGAACCCTTCAAGGGACAGCTGCCCCTCATTCGATCCAAACCCGGTCACTTGAGTCGCCAACTCGGTTCCTTCGCTCTCTACCTGACTCAGAACCACTCCTTCTTGTTGGTCCGTGCTGTCTCCACTCTGTACTGGAATAACATCAAGCTCTTCTTTGACAACAGAGTTCAAGAGCCAACTCTCAGCTCTCTGTTTGCTTCTAGAGAAAATTGGGGTCTGAGGAAAATTTGAGCCGAGGGAATAAGAGTTGGGAAGGGTTCTCGAGGTGGGTTTTTTGGATTTGGAAAGAGGAAAGAGACCATGGGGAGACATGGTGTGGAGAGAAGCCATGGGTGGCCACTGAGTTGAGTTGACCGAGTTATCACTGTAACTAACGGATCGTTTCTCCAAGTCTGAGTTTGTGAGCAGAGCGAGGTTATATTGGTTTGTTCATGATCTGCTGTGCTAATGATCATGCTAATATGTTGGGTACTCATTAAAAAAATGATGAACGGTGGAGATGATGTCTTGAGGTTCGGTGCAGAAATCAGTATCATCATTTTATGCGCATGGTGGTCAAAAGGGATGGATGGCGATTGGTTGAAGAAACTTATCGTTGGTAAATTGCTGTGAGACGTAACGTAGAAGATCTTTCTTTTTTCCAGTattcattttaatattaaaaaattcataaccAACCACATCGGAGcagaacattttttttttctacacaGTGCATGCTTTTAATCACGGAATTAAATCATGGTAGGCGCGGGactgtattttaattattcttatTGGAATTTTCATaagtatatatttataaatttaaatatatgcataataaaataatactgAAATcccatttataaatattttatatttaagtgGGTCTCATATTCCTTCCCTTGTCAAACCTGGGACTCAGGGTGGGGCCATTAGAACTCACTCCTGGATGAAGATCTTCCAAATCATCGGTGTGGGTCCCAAGAGGCTGTAAATCTTGACCTCTTAAGATAATAGCCTACGTAGTCCACACATCTCGGGTCTAAGTGGGCCATGGAATGAAAGCTACAATCTCTGTAAATGTAATATCTCTGATTGGGTGATTCTAGATAAGCTTATTACATGTCAAATTTTTGTAAGCCACATAAATATTCAAGGTTACAGTTAAAGCAGATAGATATTCTTATTTGTatttagaataataataattcattcATGGTTTGGGTTTACATGCGCTCAATAAGAATTTAtatcataataaattattataaaaaaattaaataaataatttaaaatataaaataaatatattattaactaTTAGAAGAAAAATTAAGTGTGCCAAAATTCTTTTTAAATCTATAGACttagaaaaatacaaaaaatttaatttcattatatatatatatatatatatatatatatatatattattgaaatcgATGAGATCGCCATGTATTTCTATCCCTATTTATTTAGTCTAAAATATTGTATGACCTAAACTTGATCTGACTAATCCGAACTGAAAATTGATAGTGGATTAATAAAGTGAATAAACTAatgggtaatttacgatttagtttctgggtattgtcattattaacaagttagtccctgtatttttaaaaatctattaaaatgtccttatgttttatttccatcaacgaaatagtccttccgtcctattttccgttaaaattaaataaagaaggagagagaaaatttttaaaatccaattttaccctcaaataaaaccatttatttagtccttgtatattgtaattattaacaagttagtccttacattttcaaaaatttattaaaatatttttatcttttttcatatctattaaaacgtccttattattttttttcatcaatgaaatagtccctatcttttctcacatctattaaaacatccttatcgtttatttaagtcaacgaaatagtccctcctcatcgtttctttctgtcaacaaaatcgtctctccctatatttttagaaatatattaaaatatccttattgtttctttttgtcaacgaaatagtccctatcttttctcagatctattaaaacatccttattgtttctttttatcaataaaatagtccctatattttctttcctcttcctcctcctcctcctcctcctccgaaaaagaagaagaagaagaagaagaagaagaagaagaagaagaagaagaagaagaagagaaagaagaaaaagaagaagaaggagaagaagaagaagaaggagaagaagaagaagaaggagagaaagaagaaaaagaagaagaagaaggagaagaatgagaagaagaagaagaagaagataaagaagaaaaagaagaaaaagaagcaaaagaagaaaaaagagaagaagcagaagaagaaggagaaaaaatagaagaagaagaagcagaagaagaagaagcaaaaggaagaagaagaagcaaaaggaagaagaattgatgaagaagaaaaggaaggaggaggaggaga
The genomic region above belongs to Manihot esculenta cultivar AM560-2 chromosome 3, M.esculenta_v8, whole genome shotgun sequence and contains:
- the LOC110610435 gene encoding uncharacterized protein LOC110610435; its protein translation is MASLHTMSPHGLFPLSKSKKPTSRTLPNSYSLGSNFPQTPIFSRSKQRAESWLLNSVVKEELDVIPVQSGDSTDQQEGVVLSQVESEGTELATQVTGFGSNEGQLSLEGFSSASSSGIGDDGGRQSELEMDRFIDRSINAMIVLAAGSCAITKLLTIDHDYWHGWTLLEILRYVPQHNWTAYEEALKTNPVLAKMMISGVVYSIGDWIAQCFEGKPLFEFDRARMFRSGLVGFTLHGSLSHYYYQFCEELFPFQDWWVVPAKVAFDQTVWAAIWNSIYYIVLGFLRFESPVNIFSELKATFWPMLTAGWKLWPFAHLVTYGVIPVEQRLLWVDCVELIWVTILSTYSNEKSEARISEAPAEASSNSLLKGSHEE